From the Lathyrus oleraceus cultivar Zhongwan6 chromosome 4, CAAS_Psat_ZW6_1.0, whole genome shotgun sequence genome, one window contains:
- the LOC127135413 gene encoding uncharacterized protein LOC127135413: MDLSSPIICLLLHSLVFVSLFYCNNSLETRNPLVNQTFQSEDELLKLKETIAIRLKKLNKPAVKTIQSPDGDIIDCVLTHQQPAFDHPLLKGQKPMDPPEMPKGNNRINNFSESIQLWSLSGESCPNGTIPIRRITEQDLLRANSDSRFGKKLPVGSNDRQYALQFVEDGEFYGAQATMNVWNPQGESKSVFSLAQMWVMSGTYGKDLNTIEVGWQVHPNFYGDRRTRFFIYWTADAYQHGCYNLKCPGFVQTNKAIALGAAISPVSTYNGNQFEISLFVWKDVKTGNWWLRYGDKDLGYWPSSLFTNLKNAAARVHWGGEIFNEQYEQASSTQMGSGHFPEEGYKKASYFNHIYVIDSKRVWVQPPKLKNYADSPNCYNVKGGVDSSWGTYFYYGGPGKNKNCP; encoded by the exons ATGGATCTTAGCTCTCCGATCATTTGCCTCCTTCTACACTCACTTGtgtttgtttctttgttttattGTAATAATTCTCTAGAAACAAGAAATCCATTAGTTAATCAAACTTTTCAATCAGAGGATGAACTTCTTAAGTTGAAGGAAACCATAGCTATTCGTCTTAAGAAACTCAACAAGCCAGCAGTTAAGACAATTCAG AGTCCTGATGGTGATATCATAGATTGTGTTTTGACACATCAACAACCAGCTTTTGATCATCCTTTATTGAAAGGACAAAAACCAATG GATCCTCCAGAAATGCCAAAAGGGAATAATCGTATAAATAATTTCAGTGAAAGTATTCAACTATGGAGTTTATCAGGTGAATCATGTCCAAATGGAACAATCCCGATAAGAAGAATAACAGAACAAGATTTGTTAAGAGCTAACTCTGATAGTAGATTTGGAAAAAAATTACCCGTCGGTAGCAATGATCGCCAA TATGCACTTCAGTTTGTGGAGGATGGAGAGTTCTATGGAGCACAGGCTACTATGAATGTGTGGAATCCACAAGGAGAAAGTAAAAGTGTATTCAGCTTGGCTCAAATGTGGGTAATGTCTGGTACATATGGAAAAGACCTCAATACCATTGAAGTTGGTTGGCAG GTACATCCAAATTTCTACGGGGATCGCCGCACTAGATTTTTCATATATTGGACT GCTGATGCATATCAACATGGTTGCTACAACTTAAAATGCCCAGGCTTTGTTCAAACGAACAAAGCTATTGCATTAGGAGCTGCAATTTCTCCCGTTTCTACATATAATGGAAATCAATTTGAAATTTCCTTATTTGTATGGAAG GATGTAAAGACAGGAAATTGGTGGCTTCGTTATGGAGATAAAGACCTTGGATATTGGCCATCCTCCTTATTTACAAACCTGAAGAACGCTGCAGCTAGAGTTCATTGGGGTGGAGAAATATTTAATGAACAATATGAACAAGCTTCTTCCACCCAAATGGGTAGTGGACACTTTCCTGAAGAGGGTTATAAAAAAGCTTCATATTTTAACCATATTTATGTTATAGATTCAAAGAGAGTTTGGGTTCAGCCACCAAAACTCAAGAATTATGCAGATAGTCCAAATTGTTATAATGTAAAAGGAGGAGTTGATAGTAGCTGGGGGACTTACTTTTACTATGGTGGACCGGGCAAGAATAAGAATTGTCCCTAA